From one Conyzicola nivalis genomic stretch:
- a CDS encoding phosphoribosylaminoimidazolesuccinocarboxamide synthase, which yields MTDAAALPGWTLLYSGKVRELYTSPDHPGEVLMVASDRVSAFDHVLEPGIPGKGELLTTLSRWWFEQLYGVPNHLARASTGDLPEAVAQRAMLAKTLDMYPVECVVRGYLSGSGWLEYQQSQSVCGVALPAGLNDGDRLPEPIYTPAWKAPMGEHDENITFERTVELVGAEVASALRDASLDIFTRASAIAEGRGIILADTKFEFGADPGTGELTLGDEVLTSDSSRFWDAELYEAGGPRRLESFDKQIVRNWLKTNWDQTGTPPTLPAEIVAQTAARYRELIERLTGK from the coding sequence GGTGCGCGAGCTGTACACCTCGCCCGATCACCCCGGCGAAGTGTTGATGGTGGCGAGCGACCGCGTGAGCGCGTTCGACCACGTGCTCGAGCCGGGCATCCCGGGCAAGGGCGAGCTGCTCACGACGCTCAGCCGCTGGTGGTTCGAGCAGCTTTACGGCGTGCCGAACCACCTGGCCCGCGCGTCGACGGGCGACCTGCCCGAGGCCGTCGCCCAGCGCGCGATGCTCGCCAAGACGCTCGACATGTACCCGGTGGAGTGCGTCGTGCGCGGCTACCTCAGCGGCAGCGGCTGGCTGGAATACCAGCAGTCCCAGAGCGTCTGCGGCGTCGCGCTGCCCGCCGGGCTGAACGACGGCGACCGCCTGCCCGAGCCGATCTACACCCCAGCGTGGAAGGCCCCGATGGGCGAACACGACGAGAACATCACCTTCGAGCGCACGGTGGAGCTCGTCGGAGCGGAGGTCGCATCCGCCCTTCGCGACGCGAGCCTCGACATCTTCACGCGCGCGTCGGCGATCGCGGAGGGCCGCGGCATCATCCTGGCCGACACCAAGTTCGAGTTCGGCGCCGACCCCGGGACCGGCGAGTTGACCCTCGGCGACGAGGTGCTCACGAGCGACTCGAGCCGGTTCTGGGACGCGGAGCTGTACGAGGCGGGCGGCCCGCGCCGGCTGGAGAGCTTCGACAAGCAGATCGTGCGCAACTGGCTGAAGACGAACTGGGATCAGACCGGCACCCCGCCCACGCTGCCGGCCGAGATCGTCGCGCAGACCGCAGCGCGCTACCGCGAACTCATCGAGAGACTGACCGGCAAATGA